One Pyrofollis japonicus DNA window includes the following coding sequences:
- a CDS encoding ABC transporter ATP-binding protein, whose protein sequence is MIPILRVDSVTKYLGNQLVLDNLSMVIERPMIYGLLGPNGAGKSTLLSIIVGVLEPDSGTVLVKGAEPLSPETRKSIGYCPQENGLIEHLSGYDNALFYGRLYGLESGAIIEEATRLGERLGLSKAVLRRKVSTYSGGMKRKLAIIISLLHDPELLVLDEPTTGLDPETRREVWSLLEELRREGKAVVLATHYMEEADKLSDVVGIMDRGRLLAEGPPEELKKRYGPKTVVELRLEEPPAREIVSELSSRYTRGVYAEEDKLRLHIDDPEKIVPRILEDLYSKGYHVLELRITRPTLEDVFLKLTGRRLRG, encoded by the coding sequence TTGATACCTATTCTGAGAGTTGATAGCGTTACCAAGTATCTCGGCAATCAATTGGTATTGGATAATCTGTCAATGGTTATAGAGAGGCCAATGATATATGGACTTCTAGGCCCCAACGGTGCCGGTAAAAGCACACTTCTAAGCATAATAGTTGGGGTATTGGAGCCGGATTCCGGCACAGTGCTTGTCAAGGGAGCCGAGCCTCTCAGCCCAGAGACGAGAAAGAGTATCGGGTATTGTCCACAAGAGAACGGGCTCATAGAGCACTTGTCAGGCTATGATAACGCGCTGTTCTATGGAAGGCTCTACGGACTGGAATCCGGCGCGATTATCGAGGAGGCGACCCGTCTCGGAGAAAGGCTTGGTCTAAGCAAGGCGGTTCTCCGCAGAAAGGTTTCAACGTATAGTGGTGGAATGAAGAGGAAGCTTGCAATAATAATCTCGCTTCTCCACGACCCTGAGCTGCTTGTGCTAGATGAACCCACTACGGGGCTTGACCCGGAGACACGGCGAGAAGTGTGGAGCCTCCTCGAGGAGCTGAGAAGGGAGGGTAAAGCAGTGGTTCTTGCAACCCACTACATGGAGGAAGCCGATAAGCTATCGGATGTTGTAGGCATAATGGATAGGGGTAGGCTGCTTGCAGAAGGCCCACCCGAGGAATTGAAGAAGCGCTATGGGCCGAAAACAGTTGTAGAGCTAAGACTCGAAGAGCCCCCAGCCAGGGAGATCGTCAGCGAACTATCCTCGAGGTATACTAGAGGTGTTTACGCCGAAGAAGACAAGCTTAGGCTACACATAGACGACCCGGAGAAAATTGTTCCACGCATACTGGAAGACCTCTACTCAAAAGGCTACCACGTCCTAGAGCTCCGGATAACGAGGCCTACGCTCGAAGACGTCTTCCTAAAACTAACCGGTAGGAGGCTCAGAGGATGA
- a CDS encoding ABC transporter permease, translating to MKGKQILAFIIRDLKIVFRDKVAVFWLIAWPLIWIYLVAFVFVPPGAGSPVQLDVGIVNEDAPPPGLNFTSEDFVKIMSNVTYKGKRMFNVRLYENETALLDDLKHGRIDAGIIIPSGFSLNLTTGTARIRVLIGAKDLYSASISYGVVSGFLNEFSRRIGLVKARISITYIEQYMGSLGANKSVIEMAKRFIYGIAVPINASYEEVKPETLASRENILGWYTVGGIGMMFLYTGFSAGAAAIYREKSNGTLRRILASPITPGTLIAGLMLSSIVVMLISAIILLLAGVYGTGAHIVFDPANPVHWLVPLLLFIAAYMSVGIGLLLSVFAKTEHSASSLGIALGLLLAFTAGIWFPKSWMPRWAQLLADYSPVTWVMDALRNIMVYNMGFNEIAGALVKIAIASLVILLLDIAVYRARLRKYLVG from the coding sequence ATGAAGGGCAAACAAATCCTCGCATTCATTATCCGTGACCTGAAAATCGTATTCCGCGACAAGGTCGCAGTCTTCTGGCTCATAGCCTGGCCCCTCATCTGGATCTACTTAGTCGCCTTCGTCTTTGTGCCTCCGGGGGCGGGCTCGCCGGTCCAGCTAGACGTCGGCATTGTTAACGAGGATGCTCCGCCACCCGGTCTAAACTTTACCTCAGAGGATTTCGTGAAGATAATGTCAAACGTGACCTATAAGGGCAAGCGCATGTTCAATGTAAGGCTCTATGAGAACGAGACAGCACTACTAGATGACCTAAAGCACGGCAGAATTGATGCAGGCATAATTATACCTAGCGGGTTCTCCTTGAACCTGACCACGGGGACGGCCAGGATAAGGGTTCTAATAGGTGCTAAGGACCTCTATTCGGCCTCAATAAGCTACGGGGTTGTCAGCGGGTTTCTCAACGAGTTCTCTCGGAGAATAGGCTTGGTTAAGGCGCGGATCTCTATAACGTATATAGAGCAGTATATGGGCTCACTGGGTGCGAATAAGAGTGTCATCGAGATGGCTAAGAGGTTTATCTACGGCATAGCAGTGCCTATCAATGCTTCCTATGAGGAGGTTAAGCCGGAGACTCTTGCATCCAGGGAGAATATATTAGGCTGGTACACCGTAGGGGGCATAGGCATGATGTTCCTCTACACTGGGTTCTCGGCGGGAGCGGCAGCTATTTACCGGGAGAAATCGAATGGTACTCTTCGCAGGATACTGGCCTCACCGATAACTCCTGGAACGCTGATAGCAGGGTTAATGCTTTCCAGCATAGTAGTGATGCTTATATCGGCAATTATATTGCTCCTGGCAGGCGTCTATGGCACGGGAGCCCACATAGTCTTTGACCCTGCTAACCCGGTTCACTGGCTAGTACCACTGCTCCTATTCATCGCTGCATACATGAGCGTCGGCATAGGCCTACTCTTATCCGTCTTCGCGAAAACGGAGCACAGCGCCAGCAGCCTAGGCATAGCGCTAGGCCTCCTACTAGCCTTTACAGCGGGCATATGGTTCCCGAAGTCCTGGATGCCGCGCTGGGCACAGCTACTAGCAGACTACTCTCCCGTAACATGGGTCATGGACGCGCTGAGAAACATCATGGTGTACAACATGGGGTTCAACGAGATAGCGGGGGCACTAGTGAAGATAGCAATAGCGTCCCTCGTGATACTGTTGCTAGACATAGCAGTGTACCGGGCTAGGCTAAGAAAATACCTTGTGGGCTAA
- a CDS encoding MBL fold metallo-hydrolase — protein MPRAITSPLLILVLLAVLLALLGMYVLGVNRVGECFRPSETGTPRAQGIGSVAWARLYIVVDNRAWKGLEPAWGLSVFVETPVANILFDTGPDDYILGLNAHRLGIDPCNVSAIVVSHEHLDHIGGLAYIAQHCPDKPVYVPRGFNPDTLDALHGMGLHSIIVVNETTEIAPGILILGPLHGPPWEQSLAVNVASQGLVLLVGCSHPGVTNIARKAVEETHRPIALVIGGFHLFGTPEPVCKQIADTLVKLGAKYIAPIHCSGDTIRNVLRTYYPQHYIDAKAGTTIYIAEKSVQVQSQY, from the coding sequence TTGCCGAGAGCGATTACATCTCCCTTGCTCATACTCGTATTGCTCGCAGTACTCCTAGCACTTCTAGGCATGTACGTGCTGGGGGTAAATAGGGTAGGAGAGTGCTTCAGACCGTCAGAGACGGGCACTCCCAGAGCCCAAGGCATCGGCAGCGTTGCCTGGGCAAGGCTCTACATCGTGGTGGATAACCGGGCTTGGAAGGGCCTAGAGCCAGCATGGGGCCTAAGCGTATTCGTCGAGACACCGGTAGCCAACATATTGTTCGATACGGGGCCGGACGACTACATCCTAGGACTCAACGCCCATAGGCTCGGCATAGACCCGTGCAACGTCTCAGCCATAGTGGTCTCGCACGAGCACCTAGACCACATAGGCGGGTTAGCGTACATAGCCCAGCACTGCCCGGATAAGCCAGTCTACGTCCCTCGCGGCTTCAACCCGGACACGCTAGACGCTCTCCACGGAATGGGGCTCCACAGCATCATAGTGGTCAACGAGACAACGGAGATAGCACCGGGCATACTGATACTTGGCCCGCTCCACGGGCCTCCATGGGAGCAGAGCCTCGCCGTAAACGTGGCCAGCCAGGGCCTAGTACTACTAGTCGGATGCAGCCACCCCGGAGTAACGAACATAGCCAGGAAGGCAGTAGAGGAAACCCACCGCCCCATAGCACTGGTTATCGGCGGCTTCCACCTCTTCGGCACACCAGAACCAGTCTGCAAACAAATAGCCGACACTCTCGTCAAGCTGGGAGCAAAGTACATAGCACCGATACACTGCAGCGGCGACACAATAAGAAACGTTTTGAGGACATACTATCCACAGCACTACATAGACGCAAAAGCAGGCACAACAATCTACATCGCAGAGAAAAGCGTACAAGTACAGAGCCAGTATTAA
- a CDS encoding nucleotidyltransferase family protein: MLRLREVAESLRRLDWRSLEAEWVVVFGSLAERGEGRDVDLLVKHRGGKGGSEWRIRVVTAVADALGIDYSLVDVVEAEPDTPCPIIRSAWRRGVIVYEEEKGAAKEWLLRRVMICWDYEIAAKKLRLVETAVEAARRRWRG, translated from the coding sequence ATGCTAAGGCTCCGAGAAGTTGCGGAGAGTCTTCGGAGGCTTGATTGGAGAAGCTTAGAGGCTGAATGGGTTGTTGTTTTCGGTAGTCTAGCTGAGCGCGGAGAGGGCAGGGATGTAGACCTCCTTGTAAAGCACAGGGGCGGGAAGGGAGGCAGCGAGTGGAGGATAAGAGTCGTGACAGCCGTAGCCGATGCACTAGGCATTGATTATTCCCTCGTAGACGTTGTTGAAGCAGAACCAGATACGCCTTGCCCTATTATTCGTAGCGCTTGGAGACGCGGCGTAATAGTCTACGAAGAAGAGAAAGGGGCCGCCAAGGAGTGGTTACTCAGACGTGTAATGATTTGCTGGGACTACGAGATCGCAGCCAAGAAGCTAAGACTAGTTGAGACCGCCGTTGAGGCGGCTAGGCGGAGGTGGCGGGGCTAG
- a CDS encoding DUF123 domain-containing protein, which produces MSVGVYLLLFSLRDEACTRLGKESLCLGPGLYVYIGSACGPGGLGARLRRHLCGKRKKMHWHIDRLLSLPGAEPLLAVHVPGEQLCSPRAEPWLALAAASSRLLEPVGRGAGSTDDKIAPTHLFLCKPGSIERCVHALIGIASSVPGAPQLTTKNETC; this is translated from the coding sequence GTGAGCGTTGGCGTCTACCTGCTCCTCTTCAGCCTCCGCGACGAGGCTTGCACGAGGCTTGGCAAGGAGAGTCTTTGCTTAGGACCCGGGCTCTACGTCTACATCGGGAGCGCCTGTGGCCCCGGTGGGCTAGGGGCTAGGCTGCGCCGCCATCTCTGCGGCAAGCGCAAGAAAATGCACTGGCACATTGACCGCCTCCTATCCCTGCCCGGCGCGGAGCCCCTCCTCGCAGTCCATGTCCCAGGGGAGCAGCTTTGCTCCCCCAGAGCAGAGCCGTGGCTAGCACTCGCCGCTGCCTCCTCTAGGCTACTAGAGCCCGTTGGAAGAGGCGCCGGCTCCACCGACGACAAGATTGCTCCTACGCACCTCTTCCTCTGCAAACCAGGATCTATAGAGCGCTGCGTCCACGCCTTAATCGGAATAGCCTCGTCCGTCCCCGGGGCCCCCCAGCTGACTACGAAAAACGAAACATGCTAA
- a CDS encoding PaREP1 family protein, with amino-acid sequence MVTAEVLEKPLPKPKKDLVGYASARVLEALAEALLAVEFLEKGYTRNAAGKAFQAWRALTASILALEKNKILDMLKRAEERSWLAEKGLTRIPSTRLKYLGQLIEGIGYENYAPYTNTALDLHDYQYHGPDPEAELSKYTRREEAVYDIIYLLNRLAKIVREKLRPALRGKDAWTDTHEEILKKLEERLARQP; translated from the coding sequence ATGGTCACCGCAGAGGTATTGGAGAAGCCGCTGCCTAAGCCTAAGAAGGACCTTGTAGGCTATGCCTCTGCCCGCGTACTGGAAGCGCTTGCTGAGGCATTACTAGCCGTAGAGTTTCTTGAAAAAGGCTATACGCGGAACGCTGCAGGCAAAGCATTCCAGGCATGGAGGGCTCTAACAGCATCAATACTGGCACTGGAGAAAAACAAGATACTAGACATGCTGAAGAGGGCGGAGGAGCGCTCTTGGCTCGCAGAGAAAGGTCTGACTAGAATACCGAGTACTCGGCTGAAGTATCTAGGCCAGCTCATAGAAGGGATTGGTTACGAGAACTACGCGCCCTATACTAATACAGCCCTAGACCTGCACGACTATCAATACCACGGCCCGGATCCCGAAGCCGAGCTAAGCAAGTACACTAGGCGCGAAGAAGCAGTATACGATATCATTTACCTCCTCAACCGCCTAGCGAAGATCGTTCGAGAAAAGCTTAGGCCAGCACTTAGAGGAAAAGACGCTTGGACCGACACGCATGAAGAGATCCTCAAGAAGCTGGAGGAGAGGCTAGCGAGACAACCATAA
- a CDS encoding FAD-dependent oxidoreductase, producing the protein MAKKRLVIIGGGIAGMGVAHAVFDKAKDLVDVTVITKDPFYMTGPSRPLLLTNEQSYDRMIRGYEEAAAKGINFVFGNVVRIDPAERVVEVAEAPTRTPVTRKVTYDYLVVAPGVVFDGSSIEGYRENWYRNATVYEPGRVDVLKQRIWTATKGTVIVYAPPQPYRCAPAPAETAMAIYTVLKHRGVRENFRIIHVDANDKPQPPVIADVIKERYEKAGIELITSRQIVEVGPDYVVLNDGEKLEYTILAMLEPNRAPKFIEEAGLGEKWFEVRSPQDTRSPKYDDVYGAGDAAKLPFPKNQEIAYESALFTANKLLEDLGAGAEPYSVQYTFVGWAYLGNLEGKLETESVQFGLNFTTKPPKPSKDPVPKKDYTKQKDRWEQSYLNRLYHPK; encoded by the coding sequence ATGGCGAAGAAGAGGCTCGTGATAATAGGTGGCGGCATAGCAGGTATGGGTGTAGCCCACGCAGTATTCGACAAGGCAAAGGACCTTGTAGACGTAACTGTGATAACAAAGGATCCGTTCTACATGACTGGTCCCAGCAGGCCCCTACTACTAACCAACGAGCAGAGCTATGACAGAATGATACGTGGCTACGAGGAGGCAGCAGCCAAGGGCATTAACTTCGTCTTCGGAAACGTTGTGAGGATCGATCCGGCGGAGAGAGTAGTAGAGGTAGCAGAGGCTCCAACAAGGACACCGGTAACGAGGAAGGTCACCTACGACTACCTGGTAGTTGCTCCAGGCGTAGTGTTTGACGGCAGCAGCATCGAGGGATACAGGGAGAACTGGTATAGGAACGCAACGGTCTACGAGCCGGGACGCGTAGACGTTCTCAAGCAGAGAATATGGACTGCGACCAAGGGCACCGTAATAGTCTATGCTCCTCCGCAGCCATATCGCTGTGCACCAGCACCAGCAGAGACAGCGATGGCTATCTATACTGTGCTCAAGCACCGCGGCGTAAGGGAGAACTTCAGGATCATCCACGTTGATGCGAACGACAAGCCGCAGCCGCCAGTAATCGCTGACGTGATAAAGGAGAGGTACGAGAAGGCAGGCATTGAGCTCATAACCAGCAGGCAGATTGTAGAGGTCGGCCCAGACTACGTAGTGCTCAACGATGGCGAGAAACTAGAATACACGATACTCGCAATGCTGGAGCCCAACAGGGCGCCAAAGTTCATAGAGGAGGCAGGCCTGGGCGAGAAGTGGTTCGAGGTGAGGAGCCCACAGGACACGAGGAGCCCTAAGTACGACGACGTATACGGTGCCGGCGACGCAGCCAAGCTACCATTCCCCAAGAACCAGGAGATAGCCTACGAGAGCGCCCTATTCACAGCCAACAAGCTCCTAGAAGACCTAGGCGCAGGCGCCGAGCCCTACAGCGTACAATACACCTTCGTAGGCTGGGCATACCTCGGCAACCTCGAGGGCAAGCTGGAGACCGAGAGCGTACAGTTCGGCCTCAACTTCACAACGAAGCCGCCAAAGCCGAGCAAGGACCCAGTGCCGAAGAAGGACTACACCAAGCAGAAGGACAGATGGGAGCAGAGCTACCTCAACAGACTATACCACCCCAAGTAA
- a CDS encoding endonuclease III domain-containing protein, translating to MSDPRSLVEELVKRLREWFREEPWWRGKSPYEVLLRILLGARVTYRQVSRVIAEIMERYPRPEMLADASLEELRRLVKSLGLVEQRAKLLRGLGEVMKQVGGLEEFLRLSPEEARRLLLSVPGVGEKAADLVLAALFGQRLFVVDTHILRIAKRLGLLDESISNIYEARRRLEPLIPPEHREWLHVALLRLGREVCRPRRPRCEECPLRDICKHARQRVEK from the coding sequence GTGAGTGATCCTAGGAGCCTCGTAGAGGAACTCGTAAAGAGGCTTAGGGAGTGGTTCCGCGAAGAACCGTGGTGGCGGGGAAAAAGTCCCTACGAGGTATTGCTCCGTATCCTCCTAGGTGCACGCGTCACGTATCGCCAAGTAAGCAGAGTTATTGCGGAGATCATGGAGCGCTATCCTAGGCCAGAAATGCTCGCTGATGCCTCCCTAGAAGAACTACGCAGGCTTGTGAAGAGCCTCGGCCTTGTAGAGCAGCGAGCGAAGCTCCTCCGCGGCCTCGGAGAAGTGATGAAGCAAGTGGGTGGTCTTGAGGAGTTTCTGCGCCTCAGCCCCGAGGAAGCGAGAAGACTCCTCCTCAGCGTGCCGGGTGTGGGCGAGAAGGCGGCCGACCTTGTGCTTGCGGCGCTGTTCGGGCAACGATTATTCGTCGTCGATACACATATCCTAAGGATAGCTAAGAGGCTAGGCCTCCTTGATGAAAGCATTAGCAACATCTATGAGGCTAGGAGGAGGCTCGAACCACTCATACCACCGGAGCACCGGGAATGGCTCCACGTAGCACTCCTACGACTTGGGAGAGAAGTGTGCCGGCCAAGGAGGCCGCGCTGCGAGGAGTGCCCGCTGAGAGATATTTGCAAGCATGCTAGGCAACGAGTAGAAAAATAG
- a CDS encoding ribose 1,5-bisphosphate isomerase produces the protein MSEARIAERVPDEVLRIAEDIKTMRIRGAGRIARAAAEALMIAAEKYSGESLGDFLNYMEGVARLLVSTRPTAVSLPNAVNYVMSVLREKEYGSLEEARKAVIEKAREFIEYSRSALQRLGEIGARLIKTGDVILTHCNSSAVESVLRTAWRQGKRFKVFATETRPRFQGYITARDLAAEGIPVTLIPDSAVLTVIEKYRVTKVIVGADTVTANGAVINKIGTSQIALAAKLHGVTFIVATETYKFSPYTVVGQLVEIEERSPTEVLEKPIPGLAIRNPAFDATPPEYIDMIVTERGIIPPKSAALLLWGMFRRHPVDKEKPQVEEDTIA, from the coding sequence ATGAGCGAGGCCCGGATAGCTGAGAGGGTACCGGACGAGGTTCTACGCATAGCCGAGGACATTAAGACTATGAGAATAAGGGGGGCTGGGCGCATAGCCAGGGCAGCTGCCGAGGCGCTAATGATTGCTGCCGAGAAGTATAGCGGCGAGAGCCTAGGAGACTTCCTCAACTATATGGAGGGTGTTGCAAGGCTCCTGGTATCGACGAGGCCTACTGCCGTGAGCCTCCCCAACGCCGTCAACTACGTCATGTCGGTTCTAAGGGAGAAGGAGTACGGGAGCCTGGAGGAAGCGAGGAAGGCGGTCATAGAGAAGGCGAGAGAGTTCATAGAGTACTCTAGGAGTGCCCTCCAGCGACTAGGCGAGATAGGGGCTAGGCTAATCAAGACAGGTGACGTCATACTGACGCACTGCAATAGTAGCGCCGTCGAATCAGTGCTGAGGACCGCCTGGAGGCAGGGGAAGAGATTCAAGGTATTCGCTACTGAGACACGGCCCAGGTTCCAAGGCTACATAACTGCTAGGGATCTCGCAGCAGAGGGTATACCTGTCACCCTCATACCCGACTCAGCAGTCCTCACCGTTATAGAGAAGTATCGCGTCACAAAGGTCATTGTAGGCGCTGACACCGTTACGGCGAACGGCGCGGTAATAAACAAGATAGGGACTAGCCAGATAGCGCTGGCCGCGAAGCTCCACGGCGTAACCTTCATAGTCGCGACAGAGACCTACAAGTTCAGCCCATACACCGTGGTAGGACAGCTCGTCGAGATCGAGGAGAGAAGCCCGACAGAGGTACTCGAGAAGCCTATCCCAGGGCTAGCGATAAGGAACCCCGCCTTTGACGCGACACCGCCAGAGTACATAGACATGATAGTGACTGAGCGCGGCATAATACCGCCGAAGTCAGCCGCCCTACTACTATGGGGCATGTTCCGCCGCCACCCCGTCGACAAGGAGAAGCCACAGGTAGAGGAGGACACAATAGCCTAG
- a CDS encoding translation initiation factor eIF-2B, with protein MSQAVSGFIGRVRGLGATEASELVIKEFRRMIENAASVSDVLEALDYLKARIEEYPFSALLVNVAREVFGALAERKYKSLEEAKNIIIHELDDTMRAVLEETEGAAEIAARRLSDGDIVLTYGYSRSVIRALEKAAAMGKKIRVIVAESRPLLDGLEAAKVLVEKGFDTTLIVDSAMRFFAREATKALIGADAVMADGSVVSRTGSGLLALVANEARVRLIVVAGSYKLYPETVYGLTVETPALGDEIVPEDLRSLGVQGYAPLFEIIPSHLIDALATERGLVAPEAVPLIIKEIYGEWPPELEPLDNLVARASKRVMDLGEV; from the coding sequence GTGTCGCAAGCCGTGTCCGGCTTCATTGGTAGGGTCCGAGGCCTAGGGGCTACGGAGGCCTCGGAGCTCGTTATAAAGGAGTTTAGGAGGATGATTGAGAACGCTGCTTCTGTTAGCGATGTGTTGGAGGCACTTGACTATCTGAAGGCGAGGATTGAGGAGTACCCGTTCTCCGCTCTCCTTGTCAACGTTGCACGTGAGGTCTTTGGCGCGCTCGCTGAAAGGAAGTACAAGAGCCTAGAGGAGGCTAAGAATATCATTATCCACGAGCTTGATGACACTATGCGCGCAGTGCTAGAGGAGACCGAGGGGGCCGCTGAGATAGCTGCTAGGAGGCTTAGCGACGGAGACATTGTGCTGACCTATGGGTATAGTCGCAGCGTTATAAGGGCGCTTGAGAAGGCCGCCGCCATGGGGAAGAAGATAAGGGTCATAGTTGCCGAGTCGAGGCCCCTTCTCGACGGCCTTGAAGCTGCTAAAGTTCTTGTCGAGAAGGGGTTTGACACGACTCTCATCGTCGACTCCGCTATGAGGTTCTTTGCCCGGGAGGCCACGAAGGCATTGATAGGCGCAGACGCCGTGATGGCTGATGGCTCTGTTGTTTCGAGGACGGGTAGCGGGTTGTTAGCGCTCGTAGCTAACGAGGCGAGGGTACGGCTCATAGTTGTTGCTGGTAGCTACAAGCTCTACCCGGAGACGGTGTACGGGCTCACAGTCGAGACCCCTGCGCTAGGCGACGAGATAGTACCAGAGGATCTGAGGAGCCTTGGTGTCCAGGGATATGCGCCTCTCTTCGAGATAATCCCGAGCCACTTGATAGACGCTCTTGCCACTGAGAGAGGCCTGGTGGCGCCGGAGGCTGTGCCGCTAATAATTAAGGAGATTTATGGTGAGTGGCCGCCTGAGCTAGAGCCCCTTGACAACCTAGTCGCCAGGGCTTCGAAGAGAGTCATGGATCTAGGCGAGGTGTAG
- a CDS encoding amidohydrolase, whose amino-acid sequence MVDDPVFLKNCLVLPCAGCEPSARTNILVDDREIRYIGDSEPPGARSGYVVECGRRHVVIPCFYNAHTHAAMTLLRGYYGDAELHEWLRHMWWVEKHMGPGEAYLGSKLAVIEMLFSATCGFMDMYFFPDEAARAARELGVRARLGPVIMGRVDPWRAVEAAAAYAKRISGDDLVGGVINVHSIYAAPLEAVREGHRVAQELGIPFHIHVSETRREVYEAKKRYGLFPVQLLDKLGALSKVSVLVHAGWIASWELGLVKEKGASLVHCPASNMKLATAGHFPLYEAMESGINVALGTDGAASNDSLNMFSEMKTAVLMQRHSYWDTRVRAKHVLRAATTGSAKAMMLPSGAGTIRIGAPGDLVVLDVSNPSSQPLRRDNLEQILVYSCEKCTPSHVLVGGRIVLSPENREKLLEEAARAADELSKFIEKIGPGETSEPPCSPREACS is encoded by the coding sequence TTGGTCGATGACCCCGTGTTTTTGAAGAATTGCCTCGTCTTGCCGTGTGCTGGCTGCGAGCCATCAGCGAGAACCAATATCCTCGTCGATGATAGAGAAATACGCTACATCGGGGACAGCGAGCCTCCGGGAGCCCGTAGTGGCTACGTAGTGGAGTGCGGGAGAAGACACGTAGTCATCCCTTGCTTTTACAATGCTCACACCCATGCGGCAATGACTCTTCTCCGAGGATACTATGGCGACGCGGAGCTACACGAGTGGCTCCGCCACATGTGGTGGGTCGAGAAGCACATGGGGCCGGGGGAGGCGTATCTCGGCTCCAAGCTGGCAGTCATAGAGATGCTGTTCAGCGCCACGTGCGGCTTCATGGACATGTACTTTTTCCCCGACGAGGCTGCAAGGGCGGCGAGGGAGCTAGGAGTAAGGGCCCGGCTGGGCCCCGTCATCATGGGCCGCGTTGATCCCTGGAGGGCTGTTGAAGCAGCCGCTGCATATGCTAAGAGAATTAGCGGGGACGACTTGGTCGGCGGCGTGATAAACGTTCACAGCATCTACGCGGCACCGCTTGAAGCCGTTAGGGAGGGTCACCGCGTAGCCCAGGAACTCGGCATACCGTTCCATATACACGTCTCCGAGACGCGAAGAGAGGTCTACGAGGCCAAGAAGCGCTACGGCTTGTTCCCCGTGCAGCTCCTGGACAAGCTGGGCGCGCTCAGCAAAGTCTCCGTGCTCGTGCACGCGGGGTGGATAGCCTCGTGGGAACTCGGCCTTGTCAAAGAGAAGGGGGCAAGCCTAGTACACTGCCCGGCCAGCAACATGAAGCTGGCTACCGCTGGCCACTTCCCCCTCTATGAGGCAATGGAGTCCGGGATAAACGTGGCCTTGGGAACGGATGGAGCTGCCTCAAACGATTCCCTAAACATGTTCTCCGAGATGAAGACCGCTGTGCTCATGCAGAGGCACAGCTACTGGGATACAAGGGTTAGAGCCAAGCACGTCCTCCGCGCAGCCACAACGGGCTCAGCGAAGGCAATGATGCTCCCCAGCGGCGCCGGAACGATAAGGATCGGGGCCCCGGGCGACCTAGTAGTACTAGACGTTTCCAACCCATCCTCCCAGCCCCTGCGGAGAGACAACCTCGAGCAAATACTCGTCTACAGCTGCGAAAAGTGCACCCCAAGCCACGTCCTAGTAGGTGGCAGGATAGTGCTCAGCCCGGAGAACCGTGAAAAACTCCTCGAAGAGGCAGCGAGGGCGGCGGACGAGCTAAGCAAGTTCATAGAGAAGATAGGGCCCGGCGAGACCAGCGAGCCCCCATGCAGCCCTAGGGAAGCGTGCTCTTAG
- a CDS encoding MogA/MoaB family molybdenum cofactor biosynthesis protein translates to MGLRWALVITSDRVKADPSLDQITPIVEKLLSEKGHVLAKRLLVGNDAAEILWALAEALRSADIVLATGGTGPNPRDITVDIAKRICDRELPGIGEEFRRRSIERGVVNAMLSRATGCGFAGRLIAVSPGNPDAAETMTRLLLEIGEHAVEQLRGKKHQHHGHRH, encoded by the coding sequence ATGGGTCTCCGCTGGGCCCTCGTCATAACCAGTGACCGGGTTAAAGCCGATCCCTCACTCGACCAAATAACCCCAATTGTCGAGAAGCTCTTATCCGAGAAGGGACACGTTCTCGCCAAGCGCCTCCTCGTGGGCAATGATGCAGCCGAGATACTCTGGGCGCTAGCCGAGGCTCTGCGATCAGCAGACATAGTCTTGGCCACTGGCGGGACAGGGCCAAATCCCCGCGACATAACAGTCGACATTGCTAAGCGGATCTGTGACCGCGAGCTACCAGGCATAGGGGAAGAGTTTAGGCGGCGAAGCATTGAGCGAGGCGTAGTAAATGCTATGCTGAGCAGGGCCACGGGTTGCGGCTTCGCCGGGAGACTGATCGCTGTGAGCCCGGGCAACCCTGACGCAGCCGAGACTATGACTAGGCTCCTCCTGGAGATCGGTGAGCACGCGGTAGAGCAGCTTCGTGGAAAGAAGCACCAGCACCACGGTCACCGCCATTAA